The following coding sequences lie in one Trypanosoma brucei gambiense DAL972 chromosome 7, complete sequence genomic window:
- a CDS encoding zinc finger protein, putative, which yields MCFLVKWMPPALFHSNGCVYFLCCHCSVNLLHASENPLVDASFPFTFVCSHPTAPCHVTQFSPPTMVSERTVSGGWKPDSSAPVCDSCDVTFTVYRRRHHCRCCGGVFCNSCSNTYVSIPALHEMKPQRVCRACATALSGATDASATAGSAATDPVSGGSFPSIAEEEEEGGDGIVSSGSSRLDDDSGDVDDSSSHSGDVSSAVAAVYSSVEEGPRTSSMTFIAALQENLRHSDDPGVVTILMYASATRQQLILVTVSDGETMSMLAERLADTYLRLENGPFKAASLTDRENALKRLRFFSESAAVDNGAQAVSVALQHRRLVLAGCSLSELQCQSAKPLVHDFFCSNISAGECGEWE from the coding sequence ATGTGCTTTTTGGTGAAGTGGATGCCTCCGGCACTGTTTCATTCGAATGGCTGCGTTTATTTTCTGTGTTGTCACTGCTCCGTCAACCTCTTGCACGCATCTGAGAACCCACTTGTTGAtgcctcttttccctttactttcGTGTGCTCCCACCCTACGGCCCCGTGTCACGTGACGCAGTTTTCACCGCCGACGATGGTTAGCGAGAGGACCGTCTCTGGTGGTTGGAAACCTGATAGTTCGGCACCTGTGTGTGACAGCTGCGATGTCACGTTCACTGTTTACAGGAGACGCCACCACTGTCGTTGTTGCGGCGGCGTGTTTTGCAATTCATGCTCGAATACGTATGTGAGCATCCCAGCATTGCATGAAATGAAACCACAGCGCGTGTGCCGCGCCTGTGCAACCGCGTTGTCTGGTGCCACAGATGCCTCTGCCACTGCCGGTTCGGCGGCAACCGACCCCGTGTCCGGCGGTTCCTTTCCCTCGATtgcggaagaggaggaggaggggggtgaTGGCATTGTGTCTTCGGGCAGTAGTCGCCTCGACGACGATAGCGGTGATGTTGACGACAGTTCGTCTCATAGTGGGGACGTTTCGTCTGCCGTCGCGGCTGTGTATTCTTCCGTTGAGGAGGGACCACGCACCAGTAGCATGACCTTCATTGCGGCTTTGCAAGAGAATCTCAGACACTCGGATGATCCGGGTGTCGTGACAATCCTTATGTATGCTTCGGCGACGAGGCAGCAACTAATTCTTGTTACTGTGAGTGATGGAGAAACAATGTCGATGCTTGCAGAGCGACTAGCTGACACCTACCTCCGACTGGAGAACGGACCGTTCAAGGCCGCAAGTCTTACCGACCGGGAGAATGCGCTGAAGAGGTTGCGCTTCTTTAGTGAATCAGCTGCTGTGGATAACGGCGCTCAGGCAGTGTCCGTGGCGCTGCAGCATCGGCGCCTGGTTTTGGCCGGTTGCTCGCTTTCCGAACTGCAGTGTCAGAGCGCGAAACCCCTCGTCCATGATTTTTTCTGCAGTAACATCAGTGCAGGGGAGTGTGGGGAGtgggaatga